The following proteins are co-located in the Podarcis raffonei isolate rPodRaf1 chromosome 5, rPodRaf1.pri, whole genome shotgun sequence genome:
- the LOC128414286 gene encoding steroid 17-alpha-hydroxylase/17,20 lyase isoform X3 encodes MTVLLAALLLGLALLSFWRMAKGKLEPKANYPRCLPSLPVIGSLFYFIGHTQYHLFFHRLQQKYGSLYSLYMGSSYVVVVHDYTHAKEVLLKKGKIFGGRPQKVTTDLLTRNGKDIAFGNYSPVWKVQRKLAHSALSMFGKGSLALEKIICQEAATLCELLSAKQNSPLDMAPELARAVTNVVCTICFNSSYQRGDPEFESMLQYSQGIVDTVAKESMLDIFPWLQFFPNKDLVLLRKCVEARDQLLQQKFAKHKEMFSDDDSANCLLNVLLRAKLNMENNNSHLLPGQELTDDHLLMTVADIFGAGVETTTTVLKWIVLYLLHYPEVQQKIQEELDQKLGFNRYPQLDDRQHLPYLDATISETLRIRPVAPLLIPHEALADTSIGKYDIPKGAHVVINLWSIHHDEKEWDKPGEFNPAQ; translated from the exons ATGACTGTTCTACTGGCTGCCTTACTCTTGGGGCTGGCTCTCCTATCCTTCTGGAGGATGGCAAAAGGGAAACTGGAGCCCAAGGCAAACTACCCCAGATGCCTGCCATCCCTGCCAGTCATCGGAAgcctcttttattttattggacATACCCAGTACCATCTCTTTTTCCACAGATTGCAGCAGAAGTATGGCAGCCTCTACTCCTTGTACATGGGCTCCAGTTATGTAGTAGTGGTCCACGACTATACCCATGCCAAAGAGGTGCTGCTTAAGAAAGGGAAGATCTTTGGTGGCAGACCTCAAAAG GTGACAACAGACTTGCTGACTCGAAACGGAAAAGACATTGCATTTGGCAATTACAGCCCAGTCTGGAAAGTTCAGCGCAAGCTGGCACATTCTGCACTCTCCATGTTTGGAAAGGGTTCTCTGGCCCTGGAGAAAATCA TCTGTCAAGAAGCAGCTACTTTGTGTGAACTTCTGAGTGCTAAACAGAATTCGCCTCTGGACATGGCACCTGAACTGGCACGTGCTGTTACTAATGTGGTGTGCACCATCTGCTTTAACTCATCCTACCAGCGTGGAGACCCTGAGTTTGAGTCCATGCTCCAATATAGCCAAGGCATTGTGGATACTGTAGCCAAGGAGAGCATGTTGGATATCTTCCCTTGGCTTCAG TTCTTTCCCAATAAAGACTTGGTACTGCTGAGGAAGTGTGTGGAAGCAAGAGATCAGCTCCTACAGCAGAAGTTTGCAAAACATAAA GAAATGTTCAGCGATGACGATTCTGCCAATTGTTTATTAAACGTACTCCTGAGAGCGAAACTCAacatggaaaacaacaacagtcatCTGTTGCCTGGGCAGGAGCTGACGGACGACCACCTGCTCATGACAGTGGCTGACATCTTTGGAGCTGGTGTGGAGACGACCACAACTGTGTTGAAGTGGATTGTGCTCTATCTCCTGCACTACCCAGAG GTGCAACAAAAGATCCAAGAGGAACTGGATCAGAAACTTGGCTTTAACAGATATCCTCAGCTTGATGACCGGCAGCACTTGCCTTATTTGGACGCTACCATTAGTGAAACTCTGCGCATCCGGCCTGTAGCTCCACTCCTTATCCCACACGAGGCACTGGCAGATACAAG CATTGGGAAATACGACATTCCTAAGGGAGCTCACGTTGTGATTAACCTGTGGTCCATTCACCATGATGAGAAAGAGTGGGACAAGCCAGGGGAATTTAATCCAG CCCAGTAA
- the LOC128414286 gene encoding steroid 17-alpha-hydroxylase/17,20 lyase isoform X2 — protein sequence MGCPARPGTPPRLQQKYGSLYSLYMGSSYVVVVHDYTHAKEVLLKKGKIFGGRPQKVTTDLLTRNGKDIAFGNYSPVWKVQRKLAHSALSMFGKGSLALEKIICQEAATLCELLSAKQNSPLDMAPELARAVTNVVCTICFNSSYQRGDPEFESMLQYSQGIVDTVAKESMLDIFPWLQFFPNKDLVLLRKCVEARDQLLQQKFAKHKEMFSDDDSANCLLNVLLRAKLNMENNNSHLLPGQELTDDHLLMTVADIFGAGVETTTTVLKWIVLYLLHYPEVQQKIQEELDQKLGFNRYPQLDDRQHLPYLDATISETLRIRPVAPLLIPHEALADTSIGKYDIPKGAHVVINLWSIHHDEKEWDKPGEFNPGRFLDKDGKRIASPSPSYLPFGAGIRVCLGEVLAKMELFLFIAWTLQRFTLSVPQGHTLPEPEGKFGVVLQVPNFKVKATLREAWKAKVREE from the exons ATGGGTTGTCCAGCAAGGCCTGGCACACCCCCAAG ATTGCAGCAGAAGTATGGCAGCCTCTACTCCTTGTACATGGGCTCCAGTTATGTAGTAGTGGTCCACGACTATACCCATGCCAAAGAGGTGCTGCTTAAGAAAGGGAAGATCTTTGGTGGCAGACCTCAAAAG GTGACAACAGACTTGCTGACTCGAAACGGAAAAGACATTGCATTTGGCAATTACAGCCCAGTCTGGAAAGTTCAGCGCAAGCTGGCACATTCTGCACTCTCCATGTTTGGAAAGGGTTCTCTGGCCCTGGAGAAAATCA TCTGTCAAGAAGCAGCTACTTTGTGTGAACTTCTGAGTGCTAAACAGAATTCGCCTCTGGACATGGCACCTGAACTGGCACGTGCTGTTACTAATGTGGTGTGCACCATCTGCTTTAACTCATCCTACCAGCGTGGAGACCCTGAGTTTGAGTCCATGCTCCAATATAGCCAAGGCATTGTGGATACTGTAGCCAAGGAGAGCATGTTGGATATCTTCCCTTGGCTTCAG TTCTTTCCCAATAAAGACTTGGTACTGCTGAGGAAGTGTGTGGAAGCAAGAGATCAGCTCCTACAGCAGAAGTTTGCAAAACATAAA GAAATGTTCAGCGATGACGATTCTGCCAATTGTTTATTAAACGTACTCCTGAGAGCGAAACTCAacatggaaaacaacaacagtcatCTGTTGCCTGGGCAGGAGCTGACGGACGACCACCTGCTCATGACAGTGGCTGACATCTTTGGAGCTGGTGTGGAGACGACCACAACTGTGTTGAAGTGGATTGTGCTCTATCTCCTGCACTACCCAGAG GTGCAACAAAAGATCCAAGAGGAACTGGATCAGAAACTTGGCTTTAACAGATATCCTCAGCTTGATGACCGGCAGCACTTGCCTTATTTGGACGCTACCATTAGTGAAACTCTGCGCATCCGGCCTGTAGCTCCACTCCTTATCCCACACGAGGCACTGGCAGATACAAG CATTGGGAAATACGACATTCCTAAGGGAGCTCACGTTGTGATTAACCTGTGGTCCATTCACCATGATGAGAAAGAGTGGGACAAGCCAGGGGAATTTAATCCAG GACGTTTCCTGGATAAGGATGGGAAGAGAATCGCCTCTCCCTCACCCAGTTATCTTCCCTTTGGAGCTGGTATCCGGGTTTGTTTGGGAGAAGTCCTGgccaagatggagctgttcctctTTATAGCGTGGACCTTGCAGAGATTCACACTCAGCGTCCCTCAAGGCCACACATTGCCTGAACCAGAGGGGAAATTTGGAGTTGTGCTTCAAGTACCAAATTTCAAAGTGAAGGCCACACTGCGGGAAGCTTGGAAGGCCAAAGTAAGAGAGGAGTGA
- the LOC128414286 gene encoding steroid 17-alpha-hydroxylase/17,20 lyase isoform X1 translates to MTVLLAALLLGLALLSFWRMAKGKLEPKANYPRCLPSLPVIGSLFYFIGHTQYHLFFHRLQQKYGSLYSLYMGSSYVVVVHDYTHAKEVLLKKGKIFGGRPQKVTTDLLTRNGKDIAFGNYSPVWKVQRKLAHSALSMFGKGSLALEKIICQEAATLCELLSAKQNSPLDMAPELARAVTNVVCTICFNSSYQRGDPEFESMLQYSQGIVDTVAKESMLDIFPWLQFFPNKDLVLLRKCVEARDQLLQQKFAKHKEMFSDDDSANCLLNVLLRAKLNMENNNSHLLPGQELTDDHLLMTVADIFGAGVETTTTVLKWIVLYLLHYPEVQQKIQEELDQKLGFNRYPQLDDRQHLPYLDATISETLRIRPVAPLLIPHEALADTSIGKYDIPKGAHVVINLWSIHHDEKEWDKPGEFNPGRFLDKDGKRIASPSPSYLPFGAGIRVCLGEVLAKMELFLFIAWTLQRFTLSVPQGHTLPEPEGKFGVVLQVPNFKVKATLREAWKAKVREE, encoded by the exons ATGACTGTTCTACTGGCTGCCTTACTCTTGGGGCTGGCTCTCCTATCCTTCTGGAGGATGGCAAAAGGGAAACTGGAGCCCAAGGCAAACTACCCCAGATGCCTGCCATCCCTGCCAGTCATCGGAAgcctcttttattttattggacATACCCAGTACCATCTCTTTTTCCACAGATTGCAGCAGAAGTATGGCAGCCTCTACTCCTTGTACATGGGCTCCAGTTATGTAGTAGTGGTCCACGACTATACCCATGCCAAAGAGGTGCTGCTTAAGAAAGGGAAGATCTTTGGTGGCAGACCTCAAAAG GTGACAACAGACTTGCTGACTCGAAACGGAAAAGACATTGCATTTGGCAATTACAGCCCAGTCTGGAAAGTTCAGCGCAAGCTGGCACATTCTGCACTCTCCATGTTTGGAAAGGGTTCTCTGGCCCTGGAGAAAATCA TCTGTCAAGAAGCAGCTACTTTGTGTGAACTTCTGAGTGCTAAACAGAATTCGCCTCTGGACATGGCACCTGAACTGGCACGTGCTGTTACTAATGTGGTGTGCACCATCTGCTTTAACTCATCCTACCAGCGTGGAGACCCTGAGTTTGAGTCCATGCTCCAATATAGCCAAGGCATTGTGGATACTGTAGCCAAGGAGAGCATGTTGGATATCTTCCCTTGGCTTCAG TTCTTTCCCAATAAAGACTTGGTACTGCTGAGGAAGTGTGTGGAAGCAAGAGATCAGCTCCTACAGCAGAAGTTTGCAAAACATAAA GAAATGTTCAGCGATGACGATTCTGCCAATTGTTTATTAAACGTACTCCTGAGAGCGAAACTCAacatggaaaacaacaacagtcatCTGTTGCCTGGGCAGGAGCTGACGGACGACCACCTGCTCATGACAGTGGCTGACATCTTTGGAGCTGGTGTGGAGACGACCACAACTGTGTTGAAGTGGATTGTGCTCTATCTCCTGCACTACCCAGAG GTGCAACAAAAGATCCAAGAGGAACTGGATCAGAAACTTGGCTTTAACAGATATCCTCAGCTTGATGACCGGCAGCACTTGCCTTATTTGGACGCTACCATTAGTGAAACTCTGCGCATCCGGCCTGTAGCTCCACTCCTTATCCCACACGAGGCACTGGCAGATACAAG CATTGGGAAATACGACATTCCTAAGGGAGCTCACGTTGTGATTAACCTGTGGTCCATTCACCATGATGAGAAAGAGTGGGACAAGCCAGGGGAATTTAATCCAG GACGTTTCCTGGATAAGGATGGGAAGAGAATCGCCTCTCCCTCACCCAGTTATCTTCCCTTTGGAGCTGGTATCCGGGTTTGTTTGGGAGAAGTCCTGgccaagatggagctgttcctctTTATAGCGTGGACCTTGCAGAGATTCACACTCAGCGTCCCTCAAGGCCACACATTGCCTGAACCAGAGGGGAAATTTGGAGTTGTGCTTCAAGTACCAAATTTCAAAGTGAAGGCCACACTGCGGGAAGCTTGGAAGGCCAAAGTAAGAGAGGAGTGA